The Heterodontus francisci isolate sHetFra1 chromosome 23, sHetFra1.hap1, whole genome shotgun sequence nucleotide sequence acctttacacccttttttgaacaagggtgtaacgtttgcaattctccagtcctctggcaccactctcgagtctaaggaagactgaaaaattatgtccagtgtctCTGCAttttccaccctcatttccctcagtatccttgggtgcTTCTCATAtgatcctggtgctttatccactttaagtacagacagcctatctaatatttcctctttatcaatttgaaacccctctagtgtctgacttacccccgctttcaacattgcctgggctgcatcttcttccttggtaaagacagatgcaaagtattcatttaatacctcagctatggtcTCTGCCTCCAtgggtaaatcccctttctggtccctaatcggccccactcctccctttatcacccttttactatttatatgcctatagaaaactctgggatttcctttaatgctagctgccagtctcttttcatgctctctttgcttctcttatttgctttttcacttcccctctggaccttttatattcagcctggttctcaatagtattttctacctggcatctgtcataagcataatttctctgtatctactctattgaatcccttaccattttaaacaccttgattagatcaatCTTAGATGAAACTAGATCACCTCAATATTctaaactcgagggaatacaagcctagtctatgcagcctgtcttcataatttaacctttttagccATTATCATTATGGTGAATTTGTGCTGCACCCGCTTCAAAGCCAAGATATCTTTTCCAAAAGAAATTTCAATTAAGTACAATTTAGTTTGTTTCTCCTcttctcccaaaaggctgtggatgccgagattgatagatttttgttagctaagggTACTAAGGTGAATGAAAGGTACAGAtcaaatggcacagcaggctcgaggagctgaataacCTCCTCTTCCTTTACCTGCACCGCAGCTGCATAAAACATCAATAAAAGTGATCTGTTGGCTGGATGGGAAAGTATAACTTCAACCCTCCTCTCATCTGACATCTTTACTTGAGGATAAGGTTTGCTCAGTGATACTCTGGAATAAAGAGGTGAGGAAATTCTGTGCCCCAGCCACATGCACCTCTGAGCAAGAACAGAATCAGCAATGTATTTGTGGGAATGTTTTTAGGTGATATCATCCCATAACCTGACCAGAGGATACCCATGGGGAAATGTTACTATAAAATTACAGGAGTTTTATTAGGAAAAAAAGAATCACCTCATTAAAACCAGTTCCCGTGGTGTGGTTAGAGTGGGACCACCAAAATCTGTTGCAAAATGTGCTTCAGTACAATTCGAACTTGTTTTACCTTATTTATTTCTTTGTGTCTCTTTTGGCTAACGATCTCTTCCAGAACTTCACCATCACCTTTAATAATCCTGCAAAGTAATTTAAAATGCAAGTTAATATGTTTATGTAATTTTTAGTCTTTTCGTTTATCTAAAAGTAATAAAATCAGTATTATAACCACTGTTCAAAGCTGTCAAGGAGAAACACGTTTACTGTGTAAATTAAAGATCTGTTTacagtatcatagaatggttacggcacaggaggaggctataAATGAGTTTTCAGCTGCTGTATCCATAATCAAGCTTAATTCTTGTGGATATCTGACACGTACAGGAGTGTCACACAGTGCTGTATAAGCAAAAATAATTTCTCCCTTACTGTTTTTTTCCTATCTCACAGTAATGTGTCAAATTGCCCATCAGTGGCCACAATAGAAGCAGGTAGAATAAAGAAAGACAAATACTTTGACTCAATCAATCCACTGTATTCAATGTTTATCCTCTGCAATCTACTCATATTGTTGCAAGATTATTGTACAAATGTCACAAATGAGCAATTCCTGGAGTGGTAGCATTTCCACTTCCAAGTTACAAGGTCCCAGGTTGGAACCCCACTCCAAACAGTCCCAGCAAGTGGATACCGGAACGCCGGCTCAGAATTCCAGGTAGATATCCAATGGGATTCTCTGATACGGTGGATGTGGCTGACCCATCCCCCACTTCACTGTATGAGTTGTGGAAGCCCATAAAATCCTCCCACTGTAGAGAACTAATTCCCCTATCTCGGCTGGTATAGAGATGGTCACAGCCATGGAAGCAATGTCgcctgtgaatccttccactacATCACACTGTTCTCCCAGGGAAGAAAGTGAAGATATGAAAAACAAACTCCTTTCTTTGAAAGTCGTTTGAAATACTCAGACCTCCCAAAAACTGCAGGTAAATCCCAGAATACAGTGAAAAGCAGAACTCTGGACTGAAGCAGTGATACTACCTCTGTTAGGATTCAGTGCAATCAGTGGTGTGGTACACAGTGCCACCAAGCGAAAGCACCAAGTTATTACAGAAATCAATTCTGATTTTACTGCCTTTGGATGGGACGTGGATTTAAGGTTCAATATTTCCTTCAGCTAATTTTCTCATATCACATGGAGTCCCTAAATGTTTTAAGCAGGCAGGTTGTTAGCACCATGTTCCACGGGTCAATGAAATCCCACATTTGCTGAGTTTCCACTGTCAATCCAATGATTTTGCCTCCCTAactgctctgtgggtgtacctacaccacatggactgtatcagctcgccaccaccttctcaagggcaactaaggatgagcaataaatgcccaatagacgcccatatcccatgaacaaataactttttaaaaattgcGGTCTTTTAGCAAACCGGGCAGGATCCCGGAATACGATTCCAAAAACATGCAATAAAATCGGACGTTCACTTATTCAGTCACTGTTATCCAACAGTCAAAGTGCAGCAGTAAAGCTGGAACAAATTATAAATACAATCCAAACCCATTAGTTCACTTCCTTCAGCACAGACCTCTGTGTTTCTTGTTCTATCTAATCTACGTGCGGTGTATGTAATTTTAAATTGCAGGTTTCATGAGTGTTCTGCAGCCTCAGTGCAACACTGATCACACATCTGAATTATACAGTAATATCATTGCTGCAGGCACATTCTAAAATAGTGTACAGTAAGTTAACAAACTCTATAAACTGCATATTATGAATGCATGTGGAATTTTctgaagaactttcatttatatagtgcttttcacaacctcagaacccaaagcactttacagccaatgaagtacatttgaagggcagtcactgttgtaatgtgttgattgagggataaatgttggccaaggcaccagggagaactgccctgttcttcaaatagtgctgtgggatcttttccatccacctgagagggcagatgtggcctccgtttaaagtctcatccaaaagacagtagctCTGCccatgcagcactcctttagtactgcaatGGCAGTGcaagcctggattatgggctcaattctctggagcacaacttgaacccatgaccttctgattcgAGAAGACAGtgcgctacccactgagtcacagcggaCACCTATTTCCAGGACACTATCTTTAAAGGTCAGTATTGATGGGATTTTCACCATTCAACTCTGCTCATCTGGATAATGGTACATAAAACATAAAAGCAATTTTGATTCAAGGTATTCTCCATTCAATTTCCAAAAAATATATACACAAAAATaagttaactgatttttttttatgcCAAATCTTTCTGGGGAGATCCATCTGCTGTGACATCACTAGATCCAGAGTGACTCCCATGAAGGCAATTGTGATTGTGGTTCTGAAACAGCCTGAAGCTGTTGTAAAGTTGCCTAACTCAGAGAACAGGCTACAATGGTCTGCGGTCCGAGCATTGACTGCGTTTAGTGCAGTCGCATCAGACAGTATCTTATCAGTGATATTATCGTAGGTCTTCACAAAGATTAGAAATTTTAAAATGTTGAGGGTAATTTTATAAACATGCATTTGTGAATATAGAACATATTATGAATGGAAAGCATCCTGGCATCGATttaatttcccattaaatttccatTTATTTAATTGTCTTATTTCCTAAAATTTGATTCTCCTCTTCCTCTGTTCTAATGGAAGAGAAGTATGTATTTTAGAATGGGGCAACTACTCAGCAGGTCGGTCAGCATCTGAAGGAGTTAAATCTTTCCAGTGTACTACTTACTCAGAATTTAACTGATATTTATTTTAACATGCAGACAGACTAAAccatacatttccagcattttgtgattATGTCCCCATTCATCCTTTTGTACTAATCTTAACACAACTAATCTTTAACGGGTCAGTGTTACTACTGCTCAGTCCTCTGGCGTTCTCTTTATAACAGAGTAAAATGGGCTTTAAACTAAACTGATATTGTTTCGATAAAGTTTGTAGTGAGGATCTTTCAAACCTGCCAAGTAAATTGTGCGCGCACTGGGTTAATCCAACAACTTTACCTTGACCTGCCAGTCTCTCGATCCACGACTCGTCGAATGATGCTTTGCCTGGCGTCCCACTCCTCTCTTGTCATTGGTCGCATGGCCTGAATTCGAGCTTTCTGTTCGTCTGTAACGTCTAAAAGGTTAGCATGTGTTATAGCGAGGTACACACGTGTGTTATAGCAAGGTACACACGTGTGTTATAGCGAGGTATGCACACGTTATAGCAAGGTAGATGTGTAGTATAACCTTTGCTGCCCCTTTCACTTTCCCTCCTTTAAAGGAAGACTGAAAAAATGCAACATATAACATTTGGCATTTCTTGCCACAGGGAGAGGTGTCAGTACTtagtcattgagagatacagcactgaaacaggcccttcagcccaccaattctgtgccgaccatcagccacccatttatactaatccaacatgaaTCCCATATTTCATTAattccatatttcctaccacatccccaacttccctcaattctcctaccacctacctacactaggggcaatttacaatggccaatttaccgatcaacctgcaagtctttggctgtgggaggaaaccagagcacccggcggaaacccacgcggtcacagggagaacttgcaaactccgcacaggcagtacccagaaccgaacccaggtcgctggagctgtgaggctgcggtgctaaccactgcgccacccaaagtcATGAAGAGAAACATCAAACTCTGAGCAAGAGGGAAAGGTACAGTCGAAGGGAAGGGTTTGGAGGATTCTGAACGAGGAGAGGGAGGTGACTAAATTACTGGCGATTAAAAGATTTCTGTACTACTGTCTTTTGTTAATTTTCTTTTATTTATCCgtgggatgtaggcgttgctggcaAAGACAACATTTATTGCTCTTTCCTAGTTAccctgacaaggtggtggtgagccagcttcTGGAACCAGTAGCTGTTTGCCACAATTGAGGGACTTGCTCAGTTACTTCACAGGACAGTTAGGCGTCATCTACGGTATGTGGGACAAGAGTCACAGAGGCCCAGAGTGGATAATATGGCAGTTTTCCTTCCCGCAAGGACAAAAGTGAACCAGTTGGGGGTTTACAAcaatgacagcttcatggtcacttctactgaGAACAGAATTTTCATtcccaggtttttaaaaaaatctgaaatCAATTCTCAGAGTGTTCTGGTAGGTTCTGCACACGTGCTCTTGGGAGTATTATTCCTGTAACACCACAATATTGATCTCTCTTGCATAGTCACAGTTCACTTTTTTTAAactggtattgcacctcctgcctcCAACCGTCCTCCACCAGTGGGAGGAGATTGGACATTCTGGGTAGTGAATTTCTCGGAGACTGGCCGGGGAACTTTCCTGCCACTTTTTACTCTTCCCTTAAGTCAGAGGCACTCGCTGTtgtacagctctctctctctctccctctcccctactATTGTGCAGCTCTCATTCTCTCCCACTGTTATACAGCtcttcttctccctccctctctccccctcactaaacagctctcactctccccctttctctccctcaccatTGTGTAGCCcgtcctctcccaccctctctcactCCTGCTGTTgtacagctctctccctctcactatatagctctctcactctccccctttctctccctctcctgctgttgtacagctctctttctgtctccctcccccacccccccactttctGGGAGCTCAGCCAAGATCTGATCAAACTTGTGTCTGTTGTTGGCAAGTGTACATACATGCTGAAGCTGCAATTTATCACCACTTGGGATTCAGTGTATTTAAATAGAAGTAGAATCCAAGAGATGCAGGTTCAACTCAGAAAGGCCCAAGCTGAATCagtcatggtgtgtgtgtgtgggaacaCATTACTGCGGAAAACTAATTCACCTTTTCATACTTGCCCAATTTTAACTCTAAATCTCTTTCAACAACGAAGAGTGGAAGGCCCAGAGGCCTCAGTCAGTATGGTGTTACCTATCACAGTGTGCTCCTCTTCCAAACGCCCAGCTGTTCCCTCACTAGGAACCCTCACGTCCATGAGTATTTCAtttttcatcttcattttcttcttcagtttctttttctccttttttctttttttctttccttttttgcCCTTGCCTTTCCTTTTCTTCGAACCGTGACTCCTTTTTTTATACTTATCTTCCTCTGACGACGAAagggaggaagatgaggaggatgaAGACAACAAATTACATTGCCTTTTGACTTTTTTCTTTGGCGTGTTTCCCTCAGTCTTACTTGATGCAGGTGCTGAGCTTTGAGAATGTTTGCGTGAAGCTGACGGACTTTCATTGCTGCTGCTCCGCTTCCTTTTCCTCTTTTCCTCTTTTGTTTTGATTTTATTTCTTGACTCACATTCACTCCTGTTTTGCAAATCCTCTCTCAAATGACGACCCATTTTCGCTTGTTCCAAAAATTATTTAAAACATCTAAAAAGAAaatagacattaaaccaagaccccgcCTGAATTCTCAGGGCGTGAACGATCTCTCAGCATTATTTAAAGAACAGCACgtcagttctccccagtgtcttggccaatatttatccctcaaccaacatcattaaaacagattatgtgctcattatcatattgctgtttgtgggatcttgctgtgcaaagcctggctgccgcatttcctacattacacttcaGCAGTACTGTATTGTCTATGAAGtgatttggaacatcctgaggttgtgaaaggtgctatagaaatgcaagtcttaccTTTTTTTAAATTGGTAACTATGACAGATGGTTAAATCCCCCCAAACACCCTGATGGATGTGGAGGCAAAGGGAATTAGGCtattatctgaaaaagaagaatgtgcagggttacagggagaagggggGGGAATGTCATAaggtaaattgctcattcggagagccggtgtagacacgatgggccgaatggattccttctgtgctgtaacaattctgtgatgtcaGAACAGTAATTACTGGCAAGTGTTACAATTCAAACTCCAAGTTCACATTTCCTTTCATCCACTGCCTCGCAATGACAATGAGGCTTGCACTACAGATTTGAAAGAGTTGGTATAAATCAGATTTCTGTACAAATGATTTGCTTTCTGTCTGCTCTACCTGTTGTAACTGCATCGTTAGGAGGAGGGACGAGCAAGAGCTGGAAACAATCAAATGTTACAAGCGAGCCAAGCCAATTACTGACATAATGGAAGTGTGCCGCACGGGAATTGCTGTAATGAAGATGTGTATACGGTTCCGTTCCCAATAACATTGTCCCACACTCCAGAACTTACTTGATTGCTTTGGAGAACTAGGATTTCAAAGTGGAGCTAAGGAAAGCTGCTATGACAGCAGCAGCCGCTGGTTATACGATCATCAGACCTCCCTTCTCTAATAGTACCTAGAGCAATGCCAGTTAATAGTGCTGACTCTACTTGTACTAAACACTCAGTGCAAGCCTTGAAAACTCAAAGTTATTGTACTTAGAAAAGGAATATCATGTGTCCATGTTTAAAATTCATACTTAAACAACAGCAGCTTGAACAGAGACCTTTCTAATGCAATGACAGCAGAAGCATAGCTACCAGTCTGGAAAGGTAAGGGATTTGAACAGACCAAGAATAATGCTGAATATTCACAATGAGCTTCTGATTTTAAGAAATTATAAGAAACCTTAATGTCTTTCCTACACCACTTGAAGCTGCACAATATCAAACACAATAGGATCAGAGAACATTCCAGCATCAaaccaggccattcagtccatcaaggccGTGTAGGTGTTTTTTTCAATATcccacccaacctaatcccactctcctgctcactccctataGCTTTTAATATTTCATTGGTAGCACACCTGCCTCAAACTCAGAAGGTTGGGGGTCCAAGTCCTAACCCAGGATACGAGCACAAAAGTCCAGGATGACactccagtggagtactgagggagcgccgcactgtcggagggtcagtactgagggagcgccgcactgtcggagggtcagtactgagggagcgccgcactgtcggagggtcagtactgagggagcgccgcactgtcggagggtcagtactgagggagcgccgcactgtcggagggtcaatactgagggagcgccgcactgtcggagggtcagtactgagggagcgccgcactgtcggagggtcagtactgagggagtgcagcactgtcggagggtcagtactgagggagtgctgcactgtcggagggtcagtactgagggagtgctgcactgtcggagggtcagtactgagggagtgctgcactgtcggagggtcagtactgagggagtgcagcactgtcggagggtcagtactgagggagtgctgcactgtcggagggtcagtactgagggagtgcagcactgtcggagggtcagtactgagggagtgctgcactgtcggagggtcagtactgagggagtgcagcactgtcggagggtcagtactgagggagtgctgcactgtcggagggtcagtactgagggagtgccgcactgtcggagggtcagtactgagggagtgctgcactgtcggagggtcagtactgagggagtgccgcactgtcggagggtcagtactgagggagtgctgcactgtcggagggtcctctTTTGGATGGAACTTTAAAGAGAAGCCCCGGGTAAATGATCCCACTGCACTGAGCAGGAGAATTCTCCCCCGAGGCCTCGATTGGTTATTTTTTCCCTCAGCCATTAAATCATCAAACGGTTACAGCacgggcggccattcggcccaacgcGCCGACTCTTTGCAAGAATTATCTACTTATTGCCTTTGTAAATCCTCCTTTCccgctatttatccaattccattgtgAAGTTTGTCAATCTCTCTGCCACTCAGACGCCTTTCCGCGATTATTTTTACCTCAGCCTCGCTTCCTCCTCCAcatcttgttgttgttgttgttcggACTCCGCGCCCTTCCGCTCCGACTCGGCCACTTCCGGCCACCCAGCCGTATGCGGCAGCATTCTGTGTAGCACCGGAAACCAAACCCGGTACagaaaggcccccccccccccagcagctGATTTCCAAACAAACATCATTGAAGTGGAATTATATCAAGTACATTTAAAATAAATATTGAGCGTTTGAGTAACGTTAGATTGTGCCTTTTTTCAAACACTTTGCGTATATATTTACATTTCTATAACAGTTTTCATTACCATAGACCGTCTCAAATCGTTTTTACAACCAAAGAAATACTTCTGAAGGATGTGATTATTGTTGCCAACTCTGGTTCACCTATTCCTGGAGATTTGATAATGTAACATTTGATCATATGACTATTCATGTGATGCTTGATCATGTGACATTCAATCACGTGTCACTTGCCCAATGTTTTTACTGCAGTGTCACAATATTTGATTTTTTGTTTTTATAGGGAATAATGTAATTTATAAATCAAGCAAATAACACAAACATTTAGGGATACGTAGCAGTGCTTAGGAGACCAACTGCTCAGTCGAAAGCAGGATAGTTGGGAACCCCACTGGATAAAGCCCAGCTCAGGTCTGTAAATAAAATCcaacccaagcccaacagaaccacatccaagcCGGTCCAGTCCTTTCATTTTATTCCtgtgcctgacccaacccgaccactggaataaagttgattatattaaagaggttgtgctctgccttggatggaatcgctcactgcaaacTGGTGCGGAGTGTTTCCTACTTTGACATCCTGGTTGTCATTgcgtccgacccagcccgacccaacctgagcccgaatgccggacccggaagagcgacccgacctgaaacAGACACGTCGGGTCAGGTAGCTATGCTCTACTAGTGGAAATATAGCAGCCAGTTTGTCTGCAGCAAAATCCCCCCCCCAAAAAGCAATGAAACTAATtactagataaaagcaaaatactgcagatgctggaaatctgaaatactagataatctgtttgtgatgttggttaagggatagttATTGGACAAAGCACCAGGGAGAATCTCCCTGCTCTtgagtaatgccatgggatcttttacatccagctgtgggggagggagggcaagTATATTTACAGTGTGGCCAGTTTATATATGCAGATTCCATTCTAAGTGTGGTGATAGGACTTTATAATGGAAATGGTTGACACAGACTTGAGCAGATATACAACTTTTATTATATAGATATTGAAGCAAAAAGTAATTTACATACATCTCAAAGTTCTTATGCAACTGGCACCAGTCATTGGTGTATCGAGTCAAACTACAGGTTAAGAATCATGGGTCTTCTGATTTAAAAATGCAATCCTTTGTGTCAATGCATTGTAGCGCACAATAGTTGGACATAGGCTCACTGCTGTGGTTTTGTCAGTTTGGGGGAAATAGTTGCTCAGTCACTTTGCACAAATTTTGTGCATTTTTTAACAACCACTTCAATAAATCAACTCTTGCCAGCTCTCTCTCAATGGGTTACAGTCAGGTGAAAAAGTGGAACAAGTGAGAACCAATATGTGAAGTGAGTTGGTCAGTCTCATCCCAGTTCCTGGGCATGACCTACAGCATCAAACTCAGCACTTTGGTGACCTCAGTAGGATTACTTAGTTAATGTCAACATCTGTAGAATTAATGCGACAGGTCAGGGGTCGAAGGATAAGTTAAGAGATGCTGCTGTGACTCTAGTAAAATAGAGGGAGCTTTTAGTTGTAACTGGTTGtgttttacatttttttaaaatattttttcttgGGATGTCACCAACACCAGCAAGGATGTATTTAATCCCCAACAGTGGCACCACAATTCCATGAAGGCCACATCAAtcgtttttttttacaaaaatccttttttaaaaaatcagatttATTGAAGTTAGTTTCACGACTTGTACATCTAGTCCCAGAGCAGATTGCATAAAATAATGAAATATTCCAATTCTCAACATGAACATCCTTCATAAAGATGAGCATAATATAATTCAAACATTTATTTGGAAAAGCTTTTACACTTGTTCAACATGACAATTTGCTGGCTATTTAACGAGGTTATTAGAGAACAAAATCACAATGGTGACATGCAATTAATCACCGCATTGGATCCAGTTCCTTGCGATGATTTGTGATTGGCTGTGCTTAACACGTACCAAAATCACCTTGCATCGAATTCCTGTTCACATACCCTACACTTCATACTTAATTTAAATAGTGCTAGAGCACAAACAAAATTTTCAGACTGGAGCAACGTCGGTTCAATTCCTGATGTAACCTGTGCCCAGCAAAGAGCTGCCAGGTGGAGATTGTCCTGTGAACCTGCAGGAGCGTTGGTAAATCAGCAGGAGTCCCAGTTATCTCCCAAAAGCTGGA carries:
- the arl6ip4 gene encoding ADP-ribosylation factor-like protein 6-interacting protein 4 isoform X2, which encodes MGRHLREDLQNRSECESRNKIKTKEEKRKRKRSSSNESPSASRKHSQSSAPASSKTEGNTPKKKVKRQCNLLSSSSSSSSLSSSEEDKYKKRSHGSKKRKGKGKKGKKKRKKEKKKLKKKMKMKNEILMDVRVPSEGTAGRLEEEHTVIDEQKARIQAMRPMTREEWDARQSIIRRVVDRETGRSRIIKGDGEVLEEIVSQKRHKEINKFATMGDGFTFQVRMGLNQR
- the arl6ip4 gene encoding ADP-ribosylation factor-like protein 6-interacting protein 4 isoform X1; the encoded protein is MGRHLREDLQNRSECESRNKIKTKEEKRKRKRSSSNESPSASRKHSQSSAPASSKTEGNTPKKKVKRQCNLLSSSSSSSSLSSSEEDKYKKRSHGSKKRKGKGKKGKKKRKKEKKKLKKKMKMKNEILMDVRVPSEGTAGRLEEEHTVIDVTDEQKARIQAMRPMTREEWDARQSIIRRVVDRETGRSRIIKGDGEVLEEIVSQKRHKEINKFATMGDGFTFQVRMGLNQR